One Felis catus isolate Fca126 chromosome D3, F.catus_Fca126_mat1.0, whole genome shotgun sequence DNA segment encodes these proteins:
- the LOC101097520 gene encoding 40S ribosomal protein S15a-like encodes MVGMNILTDALKTINNAEKRGKRQVLIRPCSKVIIRFPTVMIKHGYIGEVEIIDDHRARKIVVNLTGRLNKCGVISPEFDVQVKDLEKWQNNLLPSRQFGSFVLTTSAGIMDHEEARRKHTGGKILGFFF; translated from the coding sequence ATGGTGGGCATGAATATCCTGACAGATGCTCTCAAGACCATTAACAATGCTGAGAAGAGAGGCAAACGCCAGGTTCTTATTAGGCCATGCTCCAAAGTCATCATCAGATTTCCGACTGTGATGATTAAGCATGGTTACATTGGTGAAGTTGAAATCATCGATGATCACAGAGCTCGGAAAATTGTTGTGAACCTCACAGGCAGGTTAAACAAGTGTGGGGTGATCAGCCCCGAGTTTGATGTACAAGtcaaagatctagaaaaatggcagaataatCTGCTCCCGTCCCGCCAGTTTGGTTCCTTTGTACTGACAACCTCAGCTGGCATCATGGACCATGAAGAAGCAAGGCGAAAACACACAGGAGGGAAAATCCTGGGATTCTTTTTCTAG